Genomic segment of Prinia subflava isolate CZ2003 ecotype Zambia chromosome 4, Cam_Psub_1.2, whole genome shotgun sequence:
CTCTCAGAGGGTAGAAGGATCAAACCACATCACCTGCCTTGGGTTACGTAAGGGTGAGGGATGCCACAGGGCTGTGTCATGTTCCAGCCAGGAGTAAAAATAAACTAAACTGGGATGTGCTCCTCAGCAGGGCCAATCCAGGAAAAAGGTGGGGTTTGTGTAATTGAAATCAACTTTTCCTGTTTTAATAGACTTCTACAGTACAGCACACAGACCtcaattttttaaagaactgtCCCAGTATCTGGCATGTGCAGGCTCATGGTGGCCATGGGGCTGAACAACCCAATGAAAGCTGACAGTGACAATTCACTGATTTTTTGGGAAAGGAATGCACAGGGAAAATGCAGCCACCAGGAATAAGGAGGGCTGTGCTACCCTGTTTTTTCTGACCCTGCCTCTTCTCTCCCCTCAGCGTGAGTGCATCTCTGTCCACGTTGGCCAGGCTGGGGTGCAGATAGGAAACGCGTGCTGGGAGCTCTTCTGCCTGGAGCACGGCATCCAGCCCGACGGCACCTTCAAGGACCTGCACGACAAGCTCGGCTCCGACGACTCCTTCACCACGTTTTTCAACGAGACAGCCACGGGCAAGCACGTGCCACGGGCTGTCATGGTGGACTTGGAACCCACTGTGGTAGGTCAGTATAGAAATGAACCTGCAAAATGGAGAGGAGATTGCTTTCCCTCATATCCCCGGCACAAGGCAGCCCTTTGCACCTTGGGCTACCATGAGGCaacatgaaattaattttcttgtgaCACAGGACGCCAGATTCTGTCACAGGTGTTACCAGCATAGGAACAGGAGGATCCCCAGCAGTTTCATAGCTGGTACACGTGGTGTGTACAACTTCTGTTTGCATCAATATTTAActtttgggtttgtttattgTGACATTTTTGCCATTCAAATTCTGCTTCCCTTCAGTTTGGATTCAAAGCGGGAGCCTGATTGCTTCCCTCCACTAACAGAAGAACGTCTAAAAATTGGCACACCTGAATTTctccacacttttttttttttctggggacTTATGGATGCAGGCTGTACTTGTCACCAGCAATCTCATGAGAAGATAAGTGGCTGGACTGAAGATGCACCATAAATCAATCAGATGCAACAATGAAAAAATGCTCCGGAGACATTTCCCTTCTCCATCAGCATCTGCCTTTTGGCATCGTGAGCTCCTGTGACTGAGAGCAGGCACTGATGCCCACAATAACCAGAATTTGTTGGCACTGGAGCATATTCTCacaatttctctttcttcttcagaTGAAGTACGGGCTGGCACCTTCCGGGAGCTTTTCCATCCGGAACAGCTGATCACTGGGAAGGAGGATGCAGCCAATAACTATGCCCGTGGCCACTACACCATTGGCAAGGAGAGCATTGACATGGTGCTGGACCGTGTCCGTAAGCTGGTAAATCCAAGAGTTTTGAACGAGCACTTTGGACTCTGCAGAAGAAAGAAGGGCAGAACTAACGGCTTGTTAATTGTAAATGATACCAATGGTTCAGAAAAGAGATTGCAAGTTGTACAGATGATATCTTGGACATGGTACAGAAGAGAGAAGCCCAGTAGTTCACTTCCCAGCTGCATGCCTCCAGGCGTTTTTATAAAGTGGTTctgaatatgtattttttaattattagtaCAGGCCTACAGCACTGATACTGACACTGAAGGGTGGATTATGTAGTTGTACATTGCTGCTTTCAGCAGGAATAACAGAGCAGTGTGAAGTccagagagagaggaaggacagGTCCTATGTCATAGGCTGAGACAGTGGGGGAAGCAAAGGTTGGAATCGTCACCAgccctttcccaggaaaacttgACATGAAGTCTATGCTGTATACTGCCCCTGACTGCTCACTCCTTCAGCTCAGGATAAGCTCAGGATAGCAAAGTCTTTTCCACCTTTTTCAACCGCTGCTGCTTcactttctgttttgctttccagACTGATGCCTGTTCTGGACTGCAAGGATTCCTGATCTTCCACAGCTTTGGCGGCGGTACCGGCTCTGGATTTACCTCCTTGCTGATGGAGCGGCTCTCTGTGGATTATGGCAAGAAGTCCAAACTGGAGTTTGCCATCTACCCGGCCCCTCAGGTGTCCACGGCCGTGGTGGAGCCCTACAACTCCATCCTGACCACGCACACCACGCTGGAGCACTCTGACTGCGCCTTCATGGTGGACAACGAGGCCATCTACGACATCTGCCGCCGCAACCTGGACATCGAGCGCCCCACCTACACCAACCTGAACCGCCTCATCAGCCAGATCGTGTCCTCCATCACGGCCTCGCTGCGCTTCGACGGCGCCCTCAACGTCGACCTGACTGAGTTCCAGACCAACCTGGTGCCCTACCCGCGCATCCACTTCCCGCTGGTGACCTACGCGCCCATCGTCTCCTCCGACAGGGCGCACCACGAGCAGCTCTCGGTGGCCGAGATCACCAACGCCTGCTTCGAGCCCTCCAACCAGATGGTGAAGTGCGACCCTCGCCACGGCAAGTACATGGCGTGCTGCATGCTGTACCGCGGCGACGTAGTGCCCAAGGACGTCAACGTGGCCATCGCCGCCATCAAGACCAAGAGAACCATCCAGTTCGTGGACTGGTGTCCCACAGGCTTCAAGGTGAGCAGGGCTGCCATGAGCTTCCCTTCAGGGCTTAGAGGGCAGGTTCAGCCTAGCAGGAAACTTGTATTTAAAGCTTTCTATCTTGTCTGTTTCTCCTATTTCCCCCTGGATGTGGGGGAATATAGAGATGACCCAATGAATGTAAGAAGGAAGCAtttatataaaatgtatattttctccttttctcctttggaCATCCCGTTGACACAG
This window contains:
- the TUBA8 gene encoding tubulin alpha-8 chain isoform X1, which gives rise to MHRENAATRNKEGCATLFFLTLPLLSPQRECISVHVGQAGVQIGNACWELFCLEHGIQPDGTFKDLHDKLGSDDSFTTFFNETATGKHVPRAVMVDLEPTVVDEVRAGTFRELFHPEQLITGKEDAANNYARGHYTIGKESIDMVLDRVRKLTDACSGLQGFLIFHSFGGGTGSGFTSLLMERLSVDYGKKSKLEFAIYPAPQVSTAVVEPYNSILTTHTTLEHSDCAFMVDNEAIYDICRRNLDIERPTYTNLNRLISQIVSSITASLRFDGALNVDLTEFQTNLVPYPRIHFPLVTYAPIVSSDRAHHEQLSVAEITNACFEPSNQMVKCDPRHGKYMACCMLYRGDVVPKDVNVAIAAIKTKRTIQFVDWCPTGFKVGINYQPPTVVPGGDLAQVQRAVCMLSNTTAIAEAWARLDHKFDLMYAKRAFVHWYVGEGMEEGEFAEAREDLAALEKDYEEVGTDSFEEENDGE
- the TUBA8 gene encoding tubulin alpha-8 chain isoform X2, which encodes MVDLEPTVVDEVRAGTFRELFHPEQLITGKEDAANNYARGHYTIGKESIDMVLDRVRKLTDACSGLQGFLIFHSFGGGTGSGFTSLLMERLSVDYGKKSKLEFAIYPAPQVSTAVVEPYNSILTTHTTLEHSDCAFMVDNEAIYDICRRNLDIERPTYTNLNRLISQIVSSITASLRFDGALNVDLTEFQTNLVPYPRIHFPLVTYAPIVSSDRAHHEQLSVAEITNACFEPSNQMVKCDPRHGKYMACCMLYRGDVVPKDVNVAIAAIKTKRTIQFVDWCPTGFKVGINYQPPTVVPGGDLAQVQRAVCMLSNTTAIAEAWARLDHKFDLMYAKRAFVHWYVGEGMEEGEFAEAREDLAALEKDYEEVGTDSFEEENDGE